In one Drosophila pseudoobscura strain MV-25-SWS-2005 chromosome X, UCI_Dpse_MV25, whole genome shotgun sequence genomic region, the following are encoded:
- the LOC4814624 gene encoding N-acetylglucosamine-6-phosphate deacetylase: MAAPRLCDCDSPTLRLLQLTNCRLVRGHQLVRDDLWVRDGKIINPEPIFFDEQTRAHRRIDCQGAIIAPGYIDLQINGGYGVDFSHDKDTIEEGVTKVAKGLVRCGVTSFCPTLVTSPNASYHSILPRIPKRVPEGAGILGIHAEGPFINPQKKGAHPENCIQTIDKGLETLETTYGSLERLKIITLAPEKVSDPEVIGQLVAKGITVSLGHSAATLSDGERAVQQGATMITHLFNAMLPFHHRDPGLVGLLSSDAVPQGRTVYFGIISDGVHTHPAALRIAYRTHPDGLVLVTDAISALGLQDGIHHIGQLPLEVRRGKAFIAGTETLCGSIAPMDECVRIFQKATNCSIVYAIEAATLHPARCINIEHQKGTLDFDSDADFILLDDQLRVLSTWIAGSCVYQCVK; encoded by the exons ATGGCCGCACCACGACTCTGCGACTGTGATAGCCCCACGCTGCGACTGCTGCAGCTCACCAACTGCCGCCTGGTGCGCGGCCACCAGTTGGTCCGCGACGATTTGTGGGTGCGCGATGGGAAGATCATCAATCCTGAGCCCATATTCTTTGACGAACAGACAAGAGCCCACAGGCGCATCGACTGCCAGGGTGCCATCATCGCCCCCGGCTATATTGACCTCCAGATTAATG GTGGCTATGGTGTGGATTTCTCGCACGACAAGGACACCATTGAGGAGGGCGTCACCAAGGTGGCCAAGGGACTGGTCCGGTGTGGCGTTACCTCCTTCTGCCCGACGCTAGTGACCTCACCAAATGCCAGCTACCACTCGATACTGCCGCGCATACCCAAAAGAGTGCCAGAAGGAGCTGGAATCCTGGGCATCCATGCCGAAGGGCCATTCATAAATCCCCAGAAGAAGGGTGCCCATCCTGAGAACTGCATTCAGACAATTGACAAG GGTCTGGAGACACTGGAGACGACATATGGATCGCTGGAGCGCCTCAAGATCATTACTTTGGCGCCGGAGAAGGTCAGCGATCCGGAGGTGATTGGACAGCTGGTGGCCAAAGGCATAACCGTGTCCCTGGGCCATTCCGCAGCCACACTGAGCGACGGCGAGCGTGCCGTCCAACAGGGCGCCACCATGATCACGCATCTGTTCAACGCCATGCTGCCGTTCCACCATCGGGACCCCGGCCTGGTGGGACTGCTCTCCTCCGACGCCGTGCCCCAGGGACGGACCGTCTATTTCGGCATCATTTCGGATGGTGTGCACACACATCCCGCTGCGCTAAGGATCGCCTATCGCACTCATCCCGACGGTCTCGTCCTGGTCACCGATGCCATTTCGGCCTTGGGCCTGCAAGATGGCATCCATCACATCGGTCAGCTGCCGCTGGAGGTCAGAAGGGGCAAGGCCTTTATCGCCGGCACCGAGACCCTCTGCGGCAGCATCGCACCCATGGACGAGTGTGTGCGCATCTTCCAAAAGGCCACAA ATTGCTCTATTGTGTATGCCATTGAGGCGGCCACCTTGCATCCTGCCCGTTGCATCAATATCGAGCACCAGAAGGGAACCCTAGACTTTGACTCCGATGCCGACTTCATACTCCTGGATGACCAGCTGCGCGTACTGTCCACCTGGATAGCGGGCTCCTGTGTGTATCAGTGCGTCAAATAG
- the Rab10 gene encoding ras-related protein Rab-10 produces the protein MAKKTYDLLFKLLLIGDSGVGKTCILFRFSDDAFTSTFISTIGIDFKIKTVELRGKKIKLQIWDTAGQERFHTITTSYYRGAMGIMLVYDITNEKSFENIVKWLRNIDEHANEDVEKMILGNKCDMTDKRVVNKERGEAIAREHGIRFMETSAKSNTNIERAFCELAEAILDKTSGKEAAENPERVVIDRRNNDKAPGYSKCCA, from the exons ATGGCGAAGAAAACCTACGATTTGCTCTTTAAACTGTTGCTAATTGGCGATTCGGGTGTTGGCAAGACCTGCATATTATTCCGTTTCTCCGATGATGCCTTCACCTCCACCTTTATATCCACCATAG gAATTGATTTCAAAATCAAAACCGTGGAACTGAGGGGCAAAAAGATCAAACTACAGATATGGGACACGGCCGGCCAGGAGAGATTCCACACAATAACCACCTCCTACTATCGCGGGGCGATGGGCATCATGCTAGTCTATGACATAACGAACGAAAAGAGTTTCGAGAATATCGTCAAATGGCTACGGAACATAGACGAG CATGCCAACGAGGATGTCGAGAAGATGATACTGGGCAACAAATGCGATATGACGGACAAGCGTGTGGTGAACAAAGAGCGCGGCGAGGCG ATTGCCCGCGAGCACGGCATAAGGTTCATGGAAACATCCGCCAAGTCGAACACCAACATTGAGCGTGCTTTTTGCGAGCTTGCCGAGGCCATATTGGATAAGACATCTGGAAAGGAGGCGGCCGAGAATCCTGAGCGCGTCGTCATCGATCGCCGGAATAATGACAAGGCCCCGGGCTACAGCAAATGCTGTGCGTAA
- the Peritrophin-A gene encoding protein obstructor-E: MQRMLVCSILALSWITVGHALAVGSPECPEKYGEQAYAHTENCDQFFLCTNGTLTLETCENGLLFDGKGAVHNHCNYNWAVDCKGRQWDPTPISSPGCEYQFGLYAVSKDCATTYIKCAHGEPHEQDCDAGLAYDERIHGCNWPDQLLDHCNPEAVVGFKCPTKVDPNSVAARFWPFPRFPVSGDCHRLITCVEGYPRLISCGEDKVFDEHTLTCEEPEYASGGCANYGK, from the exons ATGCAGAGAATGCTAGTATGCAGTATCCTGGCCCTGTCCTGGATAACAGTTG GACATGCTCTGGCCGTGGGCTCACCGGAGTGCCCCGAGAAGTACGGTGAACAGGCCTATGCCCACACCGAGAACTGCGACCAGTTCTTCCTCTGCACCAATGGTACCCTGACCCTGGAGACCTGCGAGAATGGGCTGCTCTTTGATGGCAAGGGCGCCGTCCACAATCACTGCAACTACAACTGGGCCGTCGACTGCAAGGGCCGTCAGTGGGATC CCACACCGATCTCCTCGCCGGGCTGTGAGTATCAGTTCGGTTTGTATGCGGTGTCCAAGGACTGTGCCACCACGTACATCAAATGCGCCCACGGCGAGCCTCACGAGCAGGACTGCGACGCTGGCCTGGCCTACGATGAGCGCATCCATGGCTGCAACTGGCCCGACCAGCTACTCGACCACTGCAATCCCGAGG CTGTCGTTGGCTTCAAGTGCCCCACCAAGGTGGATCCCAATTCGGTGGCCGCTCGCTTCTGGCCCTTCCCACGTTTCCCCGTTTCCGGGGACTGCCATCGCCTGATCACCTGTGTGGAGGGTTATCCCCGTCTCATCAGTTGCGGCGAGGACAAGGTCTTCGATGAGCACACGCTCACCTGCGAGGAGCCCGAGTACGCCAGCGGCGGTTGCGCCAACTACGGAAAGTAG
- the LOC4814979 gene encoding uncharacterized protein → MDVDWQNNLTAIKDRGQYLLQTEKWADCRFLVGTSPNHRIIAGHKLLLAMGSPVFERMFFGNLPDKTDPIVIPDVQPEAFEAMMEYIYTDRITIGSFDKACELCYVAKKYMLPHVVTRCTHFLWADLSPKNACRAYEFAKLFDEPRIMQSSMDLIATNTREVLLDPSFMDIEVSTLMAILDQNRLNIDSELDLFNCLLKFASERGILNEPGQPEGLYMSGDKEITTKQSPDHSTGDIMVEEIKMEPDVAAMVQHMHQDDDGDSFEADPNGASTSSAAAAAAAASPDANSNADADADADAAASDDVVIIESDASGNALDDEVNMINIMDAQRTIMDGAMLRQAVKKIRFLTMTPQQFAEGPARSKLLQQHEALAILIKISSPTLNDCNMPEGFCVSRSTRNFYESGHRQRELSTSYRHSGAAAASSATIFQVFGNRNNGGEVLFSRMGATIHRTNNRADAPAPPINAGVFGEEGIMPIGLRAPETVSVADNPGANPASHATLRCFGDGYEGGGAAPAGPNNVNENEPPAAGGGGGVGGVNGGGGEPGGNQHNDMVRAYCTRSLTRQFDYRNTSVTDAGVTFQVDTNIWILGVQVPTRVLCGELMTSAGFTERYNEVLYAHIQDMHGSRITYTHCTARVRYDSLLDITFDRPVYIYRNQIYKIYVVFNKTGWYPMYSCVPDANSHRVKFMFNVGNPTESVRDGLIYAIIFFTPQDHSRHLID, encoded by the coding sequence ATGGATGTCGACTGGCAAAACAATCTCACTGCGATTAAGGATCGCGGCCAATATCTGCTGCAGACTGAAAAATGGGCCGACTGCCGTTTCCTGGTGGGCACATCGCCCAACCACCGCATCATTGCCGGCCATAAGCTACTCCTGGCGATGGGCTCGCCGGTGTTTGAGCGCATGTTCTTTGGCAATCTGCCGGACAAGACCGATCCCATTGTTATACCCGATGTGCAGCCGGAGGCCTTTGAGGCCATGATGGAGTACATCTACACGGACCGCATCACCATTGGCTCCTTTGATAAGGCCTGCGAGCTGTGCTACGTGGCCAAGAAATATATGCTGCCCCATGTCGTCACCCGCTGCACCCACTTCCTGTGGGCCGATCTAAGTCCCAAGAACGCCTGTCGCGCCTACGAGTTTGCCAAGCTATTCGATGAGCCGCGCATTATGCAGAGCAGCATGGACCTGATTGCGACAAACACCAGGGAGGTGCTGTTGGATCCCAGCTTCATGGACATCGAGGTATCCACATTGATGGCAATACTGGATCAGAACCGTCTAAACATCGACTCTGAGCTTGATCTCTTCAACTGCCTGCTGAAGTTTGCCAGTGAGAGGGGCATTCTCAACGAACCCGGCCAGCCCGAAGGCCTCTACATGTCCGGCGACAAAGAAATCACGACCAAACAGTCGCCAGACCACTCCACCGGCGATATAATGGTGGAGGAAATCAAGATGGAGCCCGATGTGGCAGCCATGGTCCAGCACATGCATCAGGATGATGATGGGGACAGCTTCGAGGCAGATCCGAATGGAGCCTCAACCTCTTCCgcagctgctgcggcagcggccgcTTCGCCTGATGCGAATTccaatgccgatgccgatgccgatgctgatgccgcTGCCTCTGACGATGTGGTCATCATCGAAAGCGATGCCTCGGGCAATGCCCTCGACGATGAGGTTAACATGATTAACATAATGGATGCCCAGCGCACCATCATGGACGGGGCGATGCTGCGGCAGGCCGTCAAGAAGATACGTTTCCTTACCATGACACCGCAGCAGTTTGCTGAAGGCCCGGCCCGTTCCAAGCTGTTGCAGCAGCATGAGGCTCTCGCCATCCTCATCAAGATCTCCAGTCCCACACTGAACGACTGTAACATGCCCGAGGGCTTCTGTGTCTCTCGCAGCACTCGGAACTTCTACGAATCTGGACACCGTCAGAGAGAGTTGTCCACCTCCTATCGTCATTCCGGAGCCGCTGCCGCATCATCGGCAACCATCTTTCAGGTTTTTGGGAACCGAAACAACGGGGGCGAGGTGCTCTTTTCCCGCATGGGGGCCACAATACATCGCACGAACAATCGCGCAGACGCGCCCGCCCCCCCTATTAATGCTGGCGTCTTTGGCGAGGAGGGTATCATGCCCATAGGCTTGCGAGCACCGGAAACGGTGAGTGTGGCGGACAATCCGGGCGCTAATCCCGCTAGCCATGCCACATTGCGTTGCTTTGGCGATGGCTATGAAGGCGGAGGAGCTGCCCCCGCTGGACCAAACAACGTCAATGAAAACGAGCCACCAGCTGCtggaggtggtggtggcgtAGGTGGTGTaaatggaggtggaggagaacCCGGTGGGAACCAGCACAACGACATGGTCCGAGCCTACTGCACGCGCTCGCTGACACGTCAGTTCGACTATCGCAATACCAGCGTCACGGATGCGGGAGTCACCTTCCAGGTAGACACAAACATCTGGATACTGGGCGTCCAAGTGCCCACGCGTGTGCTCTGCGGCGAGCTGATGACCTCCGCCGGCTTCACCGAACGCTACAACGAGGTTCTCTACGCCCACATCCAGGATATGCACGGCTCGCGCATCACCTACACCCATTGCACTGCCCGGGTGCGGTATGACTCGCTGCTGGACATCACCTTTGACCGGCCCGTCTACATCTACCGCAACCAGATCTACAAGATATACGTGGTGTTCAACAAGACCGGCTGGTATCCAATGTACTCGTGCGTGCCCGACGCCAACAGCCATCGCGTCAAGTTCATGTTCAACGTGGGCAATCCCACGGAGTCGGTGCGCGATGGCCTCATCTATGCGATCATATTCTTCACTCCGCAGGACCATTCACGGCATCTGATCGACTGA
- the obst-A gene encoding protein obstructor-E, producing the protein MKLFLCAIAVTLCLAGTTVSAAGFECPKPNGQFADEIQCDKFHVCEDGVPKARLCPDGLVFDPLNRKFNKCDQPFNVDCEDRTELQEPKSSKYCPRKNGFFAHPDPAVCNIFYNCIEGDALETKCTVGLHFDEYSGTCVWPDTAKREGCNPEQRMSETGFECPKDQPKTDDRGQVVTHPKYPHPTDCQKFYVCLNGEDPRDLGCQLGEVYNDNTEMCDAPENVPGCEDWYKDVDDKKD; encoded by the exons atgaaattatttttatgtgCCATTGCTGTAACGCTTTGTTTGGCAGGGACAA CTGTATCCGCCGCCGGCTTCGAGTGCCCCAAGCCCAACGGCCAGTTCGCCGATGAGATCCAGTGCGACAAGTTCCATGTGTGCGAGGATGGTGTGCCCAAGGCGAGATTGTGCCCAGACGGCTTGGTCTTCGATCCACTGAACCGCAAGTTCAACAAATGCGATCAGCCCTTCAATGTAGACTGCGAGGACCGTACAGAATTGC AGGAGCCCAAGTCCAGCAAGTATTGTCCGCGTAAGAACGGGTTCTTTGCCCATCCCGATCCGGCCGTGTGCAATATCTTCTACAACTGCATCGAGGGCGATGCCCTGGAGACCAAGTGTACCGTGGGCCTGCACTTCGACGAGTACTCGGGCACCTGTGTGTGGCCCGATACGGCCAAGCGTGAGGGCTGCAATCCCGAGCAGA GAATGTCTGAGACTGGCTTTGAGTGCCCCAAGGATCAGCCCAAGACCGATGATCGCGGTCAGGTTGTGACCCATCCCAAGTATCCTCATCCCACCGATTGCCAGAAGTTCTACGTGTGCCTGAACGGTGAGGATCCACGCGATCTGGGCTGCCAGCTAGGCGAGGTCTACAACGATAACACAGAGATGTGCGACGCACCCGAAAATGTGCCCGGATGCGAGGACTGGTACAAGGATGTCGATGACAAGAAGGACTAA